One Eurosta solidaginis isolate ZX-2024a chromosome 5, ASM4086904v1, whole genome shotgun sequence DNA segment encodes these proteins:
- the LOC137234019 gene encoding actin-related protein 5-like codes for MLDKTIVALRARLQQMESTTQYASLPGNRAQMEKSNQLQETTNGHACRKVVNEILQRKEQRKAHRQELAKRHAAAAQERMGIISLLAHNDKGIYTFGLNDNDWDAYKSINKDNESGSKSDNDKLLEYENI; via the exons ATGTTGGAT AAAACAATTGTTGCACTTCGTGCACGTCTCCAACAAATGGAATCAACAACACAATACGCTTCGTTGCCTGGAAATCGAGCACAAATGGAAAAAAGTAACCAACTCCAAGAAACCACCAACGGACATGCCTGTAGAAAAGTGGTTAACGAAATCTTACAGCGTAAGGAACAACGTAAAGCTCACCGACAAGAATTAGCAAAAAGACATGCTGCAGCGGCTCAAGAACGTATGGGTATTATTTCTTTATTGGCCCACAATGATAAAGGTATCTATACATTTGGCTTAAACGACAATGACTGGGATGcgtataaatcaataaataaggaTAACGAAAGCGGCAGTAAAAGTGATAATGATAAGCTACTTGAATATGAAAACATTTAA